The Immundisolibacter sp. region TGCTGGCACCGTATGTCCACCTATCAAATAAGTAACTTGTTAATAATCATTAGGTTATGATATTTCAATGGGTGATATACACCTATCGAGAAATTAAATATACACCTGTAAAGGTGTATATTGCACGTTGGGCAGACTAAGAGATCATGAATCCAGCAGATCGAGATCGAAAGAAAGCTTGGAAGGAGCAAGAGCGGCAAAAAGCTCAAGCTGCGTTCCCTCTACCCAATGAATTACTAAAGTCGTTATTCACTTTTGTCGAGGCGCAAGTAGACAAGGAGGAGTGCGACCACACCCATCGTTTCACGGATAAGTGGGTATCGGAAAATAAGCAGCAACGCACTCCGATTTTTGAGTGGCTTGA contains the following coding sequences:
- a CDS encoding DUF2695 domain-containing protein, whose amino-acid sequence is MNPADRDRKKAWKEQERQKAQAAFPLPNELLKSLFTFVEAQVDKEECDHTHRFTDKWVSENKQQRTPIFEWLEENGGFCDCEVVANAQDHWEQNR